One part of the Arthrobacter tumbae genome encodes these proteins:
- a CDS encoding GntR family transcriptional regulator: protein MNTATDTTTAAEHAHTTAWIASTLRARIAAGQLTPGSKLSEQSLSESLGVSRNTLRQAFATLAGESIVTRIPNRGVFVAAPGVEEVREIYRVRRTIEPAAVLWGRPTPAQLDAMEAIIRKAKAARDAGSVPEMANANQAFHEAVVSLTGSESLQELMDKVLAEMRLVFHAMASAPDFHTHYVDRNARLVTQLREGENEQAAAELRAYLDAAEAELLGHLEGA, encoded by the coding sequence ATGAATACTGCAACGGACACGACAACCGCAGCTGAGCACGCTCATACGACGGCGTGGATTGCCTCAACGCTGCGGGCGCGGATTGCGGCGGGGCAGCTGACGCCGGGATCGAAGCTGTCGGAGCAGTCACTGTCGGAGTCGCTCGGGGTTTCGCGGAACACGTTGCGGCAGGCGTTCGCCACGCTCGCCGGTGAATCAATCGTGACGCGCATACCGAACCGGGGCGTTTTCGTGGCCGCCCCCGGGGTGGAGGAAGTGCGTGAGATCTACCGGGTCCGGCGGACCATCGAGCCCGCGGCCGTGCTGTGGGGCCGGCCGACACCCGCGCAGCTGGATGCGATGGAAGCCATCATCCGGAAGGCCAAGGCGGCACGCGACGCCGGCTCCGTTCCCGAGATGGCCAACGCGAACCAGGCGTTCCACGAGGCGGTCGTCAGCCTGACCGGAAGCGAATCGCTGCAGGAACTGATGGATAAGGTGCTGGCGGAGATGCGGCTGGTGTTCCACGCCATGGCGTCGGCGCCGGACTTCCACACGCACTACGTGGACCGCAACGCTCGGTTGGTGACGCAGTTGCGCGAGGGCGAGAATGAGCAGGCGGCCGCTGAGTTACGCGCCTACCTCGACGCCGCCGAAGCGGAGCTGCTGGGGCACCTCGAAGGCGCTTAA
- a CDS encoding LamB/YcsF family protein, which translates to MAFIDLNSDVGESFGNWTMGDDAAIFRSVSSANVACGFHAGDPSTIAQTCRDAVAAGVTIGAHVGYRDLAGFGRRFLDCSPTELADDVLYQIGALDAIARAAGGTIRYVKPHGALYNTIVTHEVQAKAVVDAVKAFGGDLPMLLLPGSVALKEAEAAGLRGVSEAFADRAYNPDGTLVSRREPDAVLHDEEAVAANMVRLATEGTIIARDGSAIRTSAESICLHGDTDGAVAMSAAVRRELEAAGVGIRSFV; encoded by the coding sequence ATGGCTTTCATCGACCTCAACAGCGACGTCGGCGAGTCCTTCGGCAACTGGACCATGGGCGACGACGCCGCCATCTTCCGCTCCGTCTCCAGCGCCAACGTGGCGTGCGGCTTCCACGCAGGCGATCCCTCCACCATCGCGCAGACCTGCCGAGACGCCGTGGCCGCCGGCGTGACCATCGGAGCCCATGTGGGGTACCGCGATCTCGCCGGCTTCGGACGCCGATTCCTCGACTGCTCCCCCACAGAACTGGCCGACGACGTCCTCTACCAAATCGGCGCCCTCGACGCGATTGCCCGCGCAGCCGGCGGCACCATCCGCTACGTCAAGCCGCACGGCGCGCTCTACAACACGATCGTCACCCACGAGGTCCAGGCCAAGGCAGTGGTCGACGCCGTCAAAGCCTTCGGCGGCGACCTCCCGATGCTGCTCCTGCCGGGCTCGGTCGCGCTCAAGGAAGCCGAAGCCGCCGGACTCCGCGGCGTCTCCGAAGCCTTCGCCGACCGCGCCTACAACCCCGACGGCACGCTCGTCTCCCGCCGTGAACCGGATGCAGTTCTCCACGATGAAGAGGCCGTCGCCGCCAACATGGTCCGTCTCGCCACCGAAGGCACGATCATCGCCCGCGACGGCTCTGCCATCCGAACCAGCGCCGAAAGCATCTGCCTCCACGGCGACACGGATGGCGCAGTAGCGATGTCCGCCGCTGTCCGCCGCGAACTGGAGGCTGCCGGCGTCGGTATCCGGAGTTTCGTTTGA
- a CDS encoding serine/threonine protein phosphatase, protein MTSALPDENIFDHRRSSDGEHVGYIHLTDDGLFAPFDLLHRSVGEATELEDAENRLDELGLRMFVEDWWLDLDGRRVKVLIQEVRRDKISVARAVDGPIAKSVDLLAVIELPLPTDRLSQSA, encoded by the coding sequence ATGACCAGTGCGCTTCCAGACGAGAACATCTTCGACCACCGGCGGTCATCCGATGGCGAACATGTCGGCTACATTCACCTCACCGATGACGGACTGTTTGCGCCGTTCGACCTCCTGCATCGATCGGTCGGCGAAGCGACGGAACTCGAGGATGCGGAGAACCGCCTGGACGAACTCGGTCTTCGAATGTTCGTCGAGGATTGGTGGCTGGATCTTGATGGGCGGCGCGTCAAGGTGCTGATTCAGGAGGTTCGGCGGGACAAGATTTCGGTTGCTAGAGCGGTGGATGGACCGATTGCCAAGTCGGTCGACCTCCTGGCAGTGATCGAACTTCCTCTTCCAACCGATCGACTGAGCCAGAGCGCCTAA
- a CDS encoding carboxyltransferase domain-containing protein, whose product MLAEIHWAGPRALLIELESLDAVLALHAQLVDHPLPGQVDVLAAARTVLAVFDSSRNARAARTAVAALDVAQTQDAHASAEPVRIEVVYDGDDLTEVGRLTGLGAAGVIEAHTGQLWTAAFGGFAPGFAYLVGENESLNVPRRTSPRTAVPAGSVGLAGNFSAVYPRRSPGGWQLIGRTSTRMWDLDRDQPALLRPGTTVQYVAVRDAIELADTEATNDDDGATRTAAAGPSLEVLIPGPQSLIQDLGRPGLGDLGVSASGAADTASARQANRLVGNKPGDAVVECVLGGLAVRAQGELTLALAGAPVPARIERQHGDGQHGDRTAPMYTPFALHDGESLHLDLPDAGLRTYLGVRGGIDVAPVLGSRSTDLMSGIGPAILAQGTVLPVGDVEHENPPVELAGHTPNAQAFGVCPTNSTRRIVGAPETSTLPPDILERRETVTLRITTGPRQDWFTPESQAALTEHSWTVTAESNRIGVRLGLPIEWAPTTAQSPENPSSAPTRSGETGGGETGTQPLERARTEELPSEGVVAGSLQVPPSGLPVLFLADHPVTGGYPVIGVVAPADLPAAAQLPPGTTVRFIEMEPQP is encoded by the coding sequence ATGCTTGCGGAGATTCATTGGGCCGGCCCGCGCGCCCTGCTCATCGAACTCGAATCGCTCGACGCCGTTCTGGCCCTCCATGCGCAGCTGGTCGACCATCCTCTGCCTGGCCAGGTCGACGTCCTCGCTGCAGCCCGCACGGTTCTCGCGGTCTTCGATTCGAGCCGGAACGCCCGCGCTGCCCGCACCGCCGTTGCAGCGCTGGACGTCGCACAGACACAGGACGCGCATGCCTCCGCTGAACCAGTCCGTATCGAAGTGGTGTACGACGGCGATGACCTCACCGAGGTGGGCCGCCTCACCGGCCTCGGCGCCGCCGGGGTCATCGAAGCCCACACCGGACAGCTCTGGACGGCAGCTTTCGGCGGCTTCGCGCCTGGGTTCGCCTATCTGGTGGGCGAGAACGAATCGCTCAACGTCCCCCGCCGCACCAGCCCCCGCACTGCCGTACCCGCCGGATCGGTGGGCCTGGCCGGCAACTTCTCCGCCGTCTACCCGCGCCGCTCCCCCGGCGGCTGGCAACTGATCGGCCGCACCTCCACCCGCATGTGGGACCTCGACCGCGACCAGCCCGCCCTCCTACGCCCGGGCACTACAGTCCAGTACGTCGCGGTGCGTGATGCGATCGAGCTTGCGGACACCGAGGCCACGAACGACGACGACGGCGCCACCCGGACCGCCGCAGCCGGCCCCTCGCTCGAGGTACTCATCCCCGGCCCGCAGTCGCTGATCCAGGACCTCGGCCGGCCCGGACTCGGCGACCTCGGCGTCTCCGCGTCCGGTGCTGCCGATACTGCGAGCGCCCGCCAGGCCAACCGTCTGGTCGGCAACAAGCCGGGCGACGCCGTCGTCGAATGCGTCCTCGGCGGCCTGGCGGTCCGCGCCCAGGGGGAACTGACCCTCGCCCTCGCCGGTGCACCGGTGCCCGCCCGCATCGAGAGGCAGCACGGCGACGGACAGCACGGCGACCGCACTGCGCCGATGTACACGCCCTTCGCCCTGCATGACGGCGAAAGCCTCCACCTCGACCTGCCCGATGCCGGACTCCGCACCTACCTCGGCGTCCGTGGCGGAATCGACGTCGCCCCGGTGCTCGGCAGCCGCTCGACTGACCTGATGTCCGGGATCGGCCCGGCGATCCTTGCTCAAGGCACAGTGTTGCCGGTTGGCGACGTCGAGCACGAGAATCCCCCCGTTGAGTTGGCAGGACACACCCCGAATGCTCAAGCATTCGGGGTGTGTCCTACCAACTCAACGCGACGGATTGTGGGCGCACCCGAGACGTCGACCCTGCCGCCGGACATCCTCGAGCGCCGGGAAACGGTCACGCTGCGCATCACCACCGGCCCCCGCCAGGACTGGTTCACGCCCGAATCGCAAGCGGCCCTCACCGAACACTCCTGGACCGTCACCGCGGAGTCCAACCGCATCGGCGTCCGCCTTGGACTTCCCATCGAGTGGGCGCCCACAACCGCCCAATCCCCCGAGAACCCGTCCTCAGCGCCCACTCGATCCGGTGAGACCGGCGGCGGTGAAACCGGCACTCAGCCTCTCGAACGCGCACGCACCGAGGAGCTCCCCAGCGAAGGTGTGGTGGCAGGATCACTGCAGGTGCCGCCGTCGGGCCTTCCCGTCCTTTTCCTCGCCGACCATCCGGTCACCGGCGGGTATCCGGTGATCGGCGTCGTCGCACCCGCTGATCTGCCCGCCGCCGCCCAACTGCCGCCGGGCACCACCGTGCGTTTCATCGAAATGGAGCCCCAGCCATGA
- a CDS encoding acetyl/propionyl/methylcrotonyl-CoA carboxylase subunit alpha, whose product MKKVLIANRGEIAVRIARACADAELGSVAVYADPDADALHVRLSDEAYALGGSASADTYLNIPKLLDVAARAGADAVHPGYGFLSENADFAQAVLDAGLTWVGPSPDAIRSLGNKVTAREIAVRAGAPLVPGSDGPVANADEVRAFAEQHGVPVAIKAAFGGGGRGLKIAHRLEDIDDAFDSAVREATVAFGRGECFVERFLDKPRHVEAQVLADTHGNVVVVGTRDCSLQRRNQKLVEEAPAPFLTDDQRNRIHESARAICREAGYTGAGTVEYLVAPDGVISFLEVNTRLQVEHPVTEETSGIDLVREQFRIAAGLPVSITQDPVPHGHAIEFRLNAEDAGRGFLPSPGPVDVFEAPTGAGIRVDTGVRSGSTVPAEYDSLMAKLIVHGADRAQALRRARTALDELRIEGLPTVVPFHRAVVRDPDFTQPDRLGVYTTWIESEFTERLAASLDSGLTGPVARRETLTVEIDGKAVQLGLPAQVFAALMTGGSTAVVPPSAVEGKTADDGAITAPMGGNLVKWLAEDGAQVGADQPVVVVEAMKMETVVSASSAGTFRRGGQEPGAAVVRGEVLGTVE is encoded by the coding sequence ATGAAGAAGGTCCTGATCGCCAACCGCGGCGAGATCGCCGTCCGGATTGCCCGCGCGTGTGCCGATGCGGAGCTGGGTTCCGTTGCGGTGTACGCCGATCCCGATGCCGACGCCCTGCACGTCCGCCTCAGTGATGAGGCCTATGCGCTGGGCGGTTCGGCCAGCGCCGACACCTACCTGAACATCCCGAAACTCCTCGACGTCGCAGCCCGGGCCGGTGCCGACGCTGTCCACCCCGGCTATGGTTTCCTCTCGGAGAACGCGGACTTCGCGCAGGCAGTGCTCGACGCCGGACTGACGTGGGTCGGCCCCTCACCTGACGCGATCCGCAGTTTGGGGAACAAGGTCACCGCCCGCGAGATCGCGGTGAGGGCAGGCGCACCGCTGGTCCCCGGCTCCGACGGCCCGGTTGCCAACGCCGACGAGGTCCGCGCGTTCGCCGAGCAGCACGGCGTACCGGTGGCGATCAAGGCGGCGTTCGGCGGTGGCGGACGCGGACTCAAGATCGCCCACCGGCTCGAGGACATCGACGACGCCTTCGATTCAGCCGTCCGCGAGGCCACCGTCGCCTTCGGCCGCGGCGAGTGCTTCGTCGAGCGCTTCCTCGACAAGCCACGCCACGTCGAGGCGCAGGTGCTGGCGGATACGCACGGGAACGTCGTCGTTGTCGGTACGCGCGACTGTTCGCTGCAGCGGCGCAACCAGAAGCTCGTTGAGGAAGCGCCCGCGCCGTTCCTCACGGACGACCAGCGCAACCGTATCCACGAATCCGCCCGCGCCATCTGCCGCGAAGCCGGCTACACCGGTGCAGGGACAGTCGAGTACCTGGTGGCGCCCGACGGCGTAATCTCCTTCCTCGAAGTGAATACCCGCCTGCAGGTGGAGCACCCGGTGACCGAGGAGACCTCCGGCATCGACCTCGTACGCGAGCAGTTCCGCATCGCCGCAGGCTTGCCCGTGTCCATCACCCAGGACCCCGTTCCGCACGGCCACGCCATCGAATTCCGGCTCAACGCCGAGGACGCCGGCCGCGGGTTCCTGCCCTCCCCCGGACCGGTCGACGTCTTCGAGGCGCCCACCGGTGCCGGCATCCGCGTGGACACCGGCGTCCGGTCCGGCTCGACCGTCCCAGCCGAATACGACTCCCTCATGGCCAAGCTGATCGTCCACGGCGCCGACCGCGCACAGGCCCTGCGCCGCGCACGGACGGCCCTGGATGAGCTCCGCATCGAGGGCCTACCGACGGTGGTCCCGTTCCACCGCGCAGTCGTTCGCGACCCGGACTTCACCCAGCCGGACCGGCTCGGCGTGTACACCACGTGGATCGAGTCGGAGTTCACCGAGCGTCTCGCCGCGTCGCTCGACAGCGGGCTCACCGGTCCGGTCGCCCGCCGCGAAACGCTCACTGTGGAGATTGACGGCAAGGCCGTCCAGCTCGGTCTGCCGGCGCAGGTCTTCGCTGCGTTGATGACCGGAGGGAGCACCGCCGTCGTGCCTCCTTCCGCTGTGGAGGGGAAGACAGCGGACGACGGCGCCATCACGGCCCCGATGGGCGGCAACCTCGTGAAATGGCTGGCCGAGGACGGCGCCCAGGTGGGCGCGGACCAGCCCGTCGTGGTGGTGGAGGCAATGAAGATGGAGACCGTGGTGTCCGCATCGTCCGCCGGCACTTTCCGGCGCGGCGGGCAGGAGCCGGGTGCCGCCGTCGTACGCGGTGAGGTGTTGGGTACGGTTGAGTAG
- a CDS encoding SAM-dependent methyltransferase translates to MAKNKGVAPRLAEALGIILGVDEIPLRLHAWDGSEAGPAGGPVIEFRSRRWLRRMLWCPNQLGLSRAYVAGDIDGPGDLFESFSALSSVGKFAELKAFRPPTPGERWKLLRTAVRVGALGLPPAPPPEEMNVSKKGRLHSKKRDAAAVSHHYDVGNDFYALVLGPSMVYSCAVWEDERTGLDAAQEAKLDLVCRKLGLREGMRVLDVGCGWGSFALHAAQNYGVDVVGVTLSKEQAASARERADAVGLSDRIEIRVQDYRDIDDSPFDAISSIGMAEHVGREQIGHYALKLHGLLRPGGRLLNHAISWNAGEMPPDPDSFIPRYVFPDGEMLSLTIMMGALESAGLEVLDVEALRRHYGLTLRAWVRNLEENWDEAVRLTSEGRARVWRLYMASSALGFERGLNGVTQVLVQRPGGEEPPLRRDY, encoded by the coding sequence ATGGCGAAGAACAAGGGAGTAGCACCGCGGCTGGCAGAAGCGCTGGGGATCATCCTCGGCGTTGATGAAATCCCGCTGCGGCTTCATGCGTGGGACGGCTCGGAGGCTGGGCCGGCGGGTGGCCCGGTGATCGAGTTCCGGTCCCGGCGGTGGTTGCGCCGCATGCTGTGGTGCCCCAATCAGCTGGGGTTGAGCCGGGCGTATGTGGCCGGGGATATCGACGGTCCCGGCGACCTCTTCGAGAGCTTCTCGGCGCTGAGTTCCGTGGGCAAGTTCGCCGAGCTGAAGGCCTTCCGCCCACCCACCCCAGGCGAGCGCTGGAAGCTGCTCCGGACCGCCGTCCGGGTCGGCGCGCTCGGACTTCCGCCCGCACCGCCGCCGGAGGAAATGAACGTCAGCAAAAAAGGAAGGCTGCATTCGAAGAAGCGGGACGCTGCCGCGGTCTCCCACCATTACGACGTCGGCAACGACTTTTATGCGCTCGTCCTTGGTCCATCGATGGTCTACTCCTGTGCGGTTTGGGAGGACGAGAGAACCGGTTTGGACGCGGCCCAGGAAGCGAAGCTCGACCTGGTCTGCCGCAAGCTGGGACTCCGCGAGGGCATGCGCGTACTGGACGTGGGCTGTGGGTGGGGCAGCTTCGCGCTGCACGCGGCGCAAAACTACGGAGTCGACGTCGTCGGCGTCACCCTTTCGAAGGAGCAGGCGGCGTCCGCGCGGGAGCGGGCGGACGCCGTCGGGCTTTCCGACCGGATTGAGATCCGGGTCCAGGACTACCGCGATATCGACGACAGCCCGTTCGACGCGATCAGTTCCATCGGCATGGCTGAGCATGTGGGTCGGGAGCAGATCGGGCACTATGCATTGAAGCTGCACGGCCTGCTGCGGCCCGGTGGGCGGCTGCTCAACCACGCAATCTCCTGGAACGCCGGCGAGATGCCGCCGGATCCCGACTCCTTCATCCCCCGCTACGTCTTTCCGGACGGCGAGATGCTGAGCCTGACGATCATGATGGGCGCGCTGGAATCCGCGGGCCTGGAAGTGCTCGACGTCGAAGCGCTGCGCCGACACTACGGACTCACCCTTCGCGCCTGGGTGCGCAACCTTGAGGAGAACTGGGACGAGGCGGTGCGGCTCACCAGCGAGGGACGGGCGCGGGTGTGGCGGTTGTATATGGCGTCGAGCGCACTCGGGTTTGAGCGCGGGCTGAACGGCGTGACCCAGGTGCTGGTGCAGCGTCCGGGCGGTGAGGAGCCGCCACTGCGCCGCGACTATTGA
- a CDS encoding putative hydro-lyase, with product MTDRGSVTPAEARAAFRGGLVEPTSGWSRGYAQANVLAIPREQAFDLLLFAQRNPKSCPVLGVLEPGETAGPLLAGGDIRTDVPKYTVYRNGEKIDEPTDITGYWRDDLVTFLIGCSFTFEAALQDGGVRIAHIDQGVNVPMYRTNRECAPAGAMSGPLVVSMRPVLAAQVADAVRITSRYPAVHGAPVHVGNPEELGIADLGNPDFGEAVQIPDGHLPVFWACGVTPQAAVMHSRPPLAIGHAPGHMLITDARDSDYLVP from the coding sequence ATGACCGATCGCGGCTCTGTGACTCCCGCCGAAGCGCGGGCTGCTTTCCGCGGCGGTCTGGTGGAACCGACGTCGGGCTGGTCCCGCGGCTACGCGCAGGCCAACGTGCTCGCAATCCCGCGTGAGCAGGCCTTCGACCTGCTCCTGTTCGCCCAGCGCAATCCGAAGTCCTGCCCCGTTCTGGGCGTGCTGGAGCCGGGGGAGACCGCAGGACCGTTGCTCGCGGGCGGGGACATCCGAACGGACGTCCCGAAATACACCGTGTACCGGAACGGCGAAAAGATCGACGAGCCGACCGACATCACCGGCTACTGGCGCGATGACCTGGTGACCTTCCTGATCGGTTGCTCCTTCACCTTCGAGGCTGCCCTGCAGGACGGCGGCGTCCGGATTGCGCACATCGACCAGGGCGTCAACGTGCCGATGTACCGGACCAACCGTGAGTGTGCTCCCGCCGGCGCCATGTCCGGCCCGCTGGTGGTGTCCATGCGTCCGGTACTCGCCGCACAGGTGGCCGACGCCGTCCGCATCACGTCCCGCTATCCGGCCGTGCACGGTGCTCCGGTGCATGTGGGCAATCCGGAGGAGCTCGGCATCGCCGACTTGGGCAACCCGGATTTTGGTGAAGCCGTTCAGATCCCTGACGGACACTTGCCCGTGTTTTGGGCCTGCGGCGTGACTCCGCAGGCGGCAGTGATGCATTCGCGGCCGCCGCTGGCCATCGGCCATGCACCCGGCCACATGCTCATCACCGACGCGCGGGACAGCGACTACCTGGTGCCCTGA
- a CDS encoding DoxX family protein, whose amino-acid sequence MRNPTLSTAGLTILRVVTGFIFAAHGWQKYTEFTIAGTQASFADMGVPLADIAAPVISTLELVGGIALIFGLLARPFAALLVLDMLGALIIVHAPNGIFVTNNGYELVLILGAAALTIALLGPGRLSVDHALFGRRHSRMSALA is encoded by the coding sequence ATGAGAAATCCAACGCTGTCGACTGCGGGACTAACAATCCTGCGAGTCGTCACAGGCTTCATCTTTGCCGCGCACGGCTGGCAAAAGTACACCGAATTCACGATCGCGGGCACCCAGGCATCATTCGCCGACATGGGCGTGCCACTGGCCGACATCGCTGCGCCGGTCATCTCGACACTCGAACTGGTTGGCGGCATAGCGCTGATCTTCGGCCTGCTGGCACGCCCTTTCGCGGCCCTGCTGGTGCTCGACATGCTGGGCGCGCTGATCATCGTGCACGCGCCTAACGGAATCTTTGTGACCAACAACGGCTATGAACTGGTGCTGATTCTCGGCGCTGCTGCACTGACCATTGCGCTCCTCGGTCCCGGCCGGCTCTCAGTCGATCACGCACTGTTCGGGAGGCGGCACTCGCGAATGAGTGCGCTGGCGTGA
- a CDS encoding ABC-F family ATP-binding cassette domain-containing protein, protein MTATLVAKALSGGHAHRTLFSNLDLTVTEGDVVGVVGANGAGKSTLLRLLAGVDEPLAGTVMASPKDAFVGWLPQEHERTPGETVEQYIARRTGATAATQAMEAAADELGTAVKGADDRYAAALEHWLASGAADLEDRLPAVLADVAPGVGQDALVTGLSGGQLARVALAALLLSRFDVVLLDEPTNDLDLDGLARLEAFMRNLRGGAVLVSHDREFLARCVTTVVELDLAQNQVAVYDGGYDAYLEERAVAKRHAREAYEEFADKKQDLVSRARTQREWSSQGVRNAMKKSPDNDKIRRRASMESSEKQAQKVRQMESRIARLDEVQEPRKEWQLQFSIGSAPRSSSVVATLNGAVARQGNFTLGPVSVQINAGERIGITGPNGAGKSTLLRLLLGHQSPDDGAASLGANVAVGEIDQARGQLAEDQTLAAAFEAAVPDLAQAEVRTLLAKFGLKADQTGALVGKLSPGERTRAGLALLQARGVNLLVLDEPTNHLDLPAIEQLEEALEDYTGALLLVTHDRRMLENIRLDERWEVSSGQVQVS, encoded by the coding sequence ATGACTGCAACCCTCGTGGCCAAGGCGCTTTCCGGCGGCCACGCTCACCGCACCCTCTTCTCCAACCTTGACCTGACCGTCACCGAGGGCGACGTGGTGGGAGTCGTGGGAGCCAACGGCGCCGGCAAGTCGACGCTGCTGCGCCTGCTCGCAGGCGTCGACGAGCCGCTCGCGGGCACCGTGATGGCCTCGCCGAAGGACGCCTTTGTGGGCTGGCTGCCGCAGGAGCATGAGCGCACTCCCGGCGAGACTGTGGAGCAGTACATCGCGCGCCGGACCGGTGCGACCGCCGCAACCCAGGCGATGGAAGCCGCAGCCGACGAACTCGGCACCGCCGTCAAAGGCGCCGATGATCGCTACGCCGCCGCCCTGGAACACTGGCTCGCCTCGGGAGCAGCGGATCTGGAGGACCGGCTTCCAGCGGTTCTGGCCGACGTCGCGCCCGGTGTTGGACAGGATGCGCTCGTCACCGGGCTCTCCGGCGGTCAGCTCGCCCGGGTTGCATTGGCAGCGCTGCTGCTGAGCCGGTTCGACGTCGTGCTCCTCGATGAGCCCACCAATGACCTGGACCTGGACGGGCTCGCCCGCCTCGAAGCGTTCATGCGCAACCTGCGCGGCGGCGCTGTGCTGGTTTCCCACGACCGCGAATTTCTCGCCCGCTGCGTTACTACCGTGGTGGAGCTGGACCTGGCGCAGAACCAGGTGGCCGTGTACGACGGCGGTTACGACGCCTATCTCGAAGAACGCGCCGTCGCGAAACGGCACGCCCGCGAGGCGTACGAGGAGTTCGCCGACAAGAAGCAGGACCTCGTCTCACGCGCCCGCACCCAGCGCGAGTGGAGCTCGCAGGGCGTACGGAACGCCATGAAGAAGAGCCCGGACAATGACAAGATCCGCCGCCGCGCCAGCATGGAGTCCTCGGAGAAGCAGGCGCAGAAGGTCCGCCAGATGGAGTCGCGGATTGCCCGCCTGGATGAGGTGCAGGAGCCGCGCAAGGAATGGCAGCTGCAGTTCAGTATCGGCTCCGCGCCGCGTTCCAGTTCGGTGGTCGCGACGCTGAACGGCGCCGTCGCCCGGCAAGGGAACTTCACGCTGGGCCCGGTGTCGGTGCAGATCAACGCCGGTGAACGTATTGGCATCACCGGCCCCAACGGAGCGGGAAAGTCAACACTGCTTCGCCTGCTGCTGGGGCATCAATCCCCCGACGACGGCGCCGCCTCGCTGGGTGCCAATGTCGCCGTCGGCGAGATCGACCAGGCACGCGGCCAACTGGCCGAGGACCAGACGCTCGCGGCCGCGTTCGAGGCGGCCGTTCCGGACCTGGCGCAGGCGGAGGTGCGCACCCTGCTGGCCAAGTTCGGCCTCAAGGCGGATCAGACTGGCGCCCTCGTCGGCAAGCTTTCCCCCGGCGAGCGCACCCGGGCCGGGCTTGCGCTGCTGCAGGCCCGCGGGGTGAACCTGCTGGTGCTCGACGAGCCCACCAACCACCTCGATCTTCCGGCCATTGAGCAACTCGAGGAAGCGTTGGAGGACTACACCGGAGCGCTCTTGCTGGTGACCCATGACCGGAGGATGCTTGAGAACATCCGGCTGGACGAGCGGTGGGAGGTCAGCAGCGGTCAGGTCCAGGTCAGCTGA
- a CDS encoding NRAMP family divalent metal transporter, translating to MAEGSTKLNLSSSARRSALLGAMFLMATSAIGPGFITQTTVFTAQLGAAFAFAILASILIDIAVQMNVWRVIGVSGLRAQELGNRVIPGVGWFLAGLVFLGGVVFNIGNIAGTGLGANAMLGVDPKIGGAISAVIAILIFVSKRAGMALDRIVVLLGAIMILLMIYVAIVAAPPLGDALKNTFLPEQVDFLIITTLVGGTVGGYITYAGAHRMLDSGATGVEHVRQITRSSVIGIIVTGVMRVLLFLAILGVVAGGTVLSSDNMAAEAFGAAAGEIGMRVFGIVLWAAAITSVIGASFTSVSFITSSKTPERKRNLITVVFIVVCGTVYLFLGQAPQQLLIFAGAFNGLILPVGFGVLLWVAWRRRDLMNGYDYPKWLLIVGVVTWLLTLFLGWTSIMGLAQLWSA from the coding sequence ATGGCAGAAGGCAGCACCAAACTCAATCTGAGCTCCTCGGCTCGGCGCTCAGCCCTGCTGGGCGCGATGTTCCTGATGGCCACCAGCGCCATCGGCCCAGGCTTCATCACCCAGACAACGGTCTTCACCGCACAGCTCGGTGCGGCTTTCGCCTTCGCGATTCTGGCATCCATCCTCATCGACATTGCGGTGCAGATGAACGTCTGGCGGGTCATCGGAGTCTCCGGGCTGCGGGCGCAGGAGCTGGGCAACCGGGTGATTCCCGGCGTCGGCTGGTTTCTTGCCGGTCTGGTCTTCCTCGGCGGAGTGGTCTTCAACATCGGCAACATCGCGGGCACCGGCCTGGGCGCCAACGCGATGCTCGGTGTCGATCCGAAGATCGGCGGCGCCATTTCCGCCGTCATCGCGATCCTGATCTTCGTCAGCAAGCGCGCCGGCATGGCGCTGGACCGCATTGTGGTGCTCCTCGGTGCCATCATGATCCTGCTGATGATCTACGTGGCCATCGTCGCCGCTCCGCCGCTTGGTGACGCGCTTAAGAACACGTTCCTGCCGGAACAGGTGGATTTCCTCATCATTACCACGCTGGTGGGCGGCACTGTCGGCGGATACATCACCTACGCCGGCGCACACCGGATGCTCGACTCCGGGGCCACCGGCGTGGAGCACGTCCGCCAGATCACGCGCAGCTCGGTGATCGGCATCATCGTCACCGGCGTCATGAGGGTGCTGCTGTTCCTGGCAATCCTCGGGGTGGTTGCCGGTGGAACGGTCCTGAGCAGCGACAACATGGCGGCCGAAGCCTTCGGCGCCGCGGCCGGCGAGATCGGTATGCGGGTGTTCGGCATTGTGCTCTGGGCCGCTGCCATCACGTCCGTGATCGGCGCCTCGTTCACCTCGGTCTCCTTCATCACCTCCTCGAAAACCCCCGAGCGTAAGCGGAACCTCATCACCGTCGTCTTCATCGTGGTCTGCGGTACCGTGTATCTCTTCCTCGGCCAGGCACCGCAGCAGCTGCTGATCTTCGCCGGGGCGTTCAACGGCCTGATCCTTCCTGTCGGCTTCGGCGTACTGCTCTGGGTTGCCTGGCGCCGGCGTGACCTGATGAACGGCTACGACTACCCGAAGTGGCTGCTGATCGTCGGCGTTGTCACCTGGCTGCTCACGCTCTTCCTCGGCTGGACCTCGATCATGGGGCTCGCGCAGCTGTGGTCAGCATGA